Proteins from one Penicillium digitatum chromosome 2, complete sequence genomic window:
- a CDS encoding Amino acid permease, putative, protein MADIEKQPGAEPSKALGTTTYDVQTNPIVNADKLARRLSGRQVQMIAIGGTIGTGLFLGTGSSLAKGGPASTLIAYAICGGIVFITMLCLGEMAAFMPVAGSFCTYAGRFVDDALGFALTWNYWFNDAVSTVSDIIALQLLLQYWTDNFPGWAISLIFLVVVIALNVFSVRVYGEVEYWLSLLKVVTIVIFIILGIAVNCGGNKDHQYIGGKNWHKGHAPFVGGIGGFASVFVTASFAYGGTESIAITAGETKSPAKTMPKVVRNVFWRILLFYLLSILIVGLNVPYDYPGLSDGDTKTSPFTIVFQQAGSAVAGSFINAVIMTSVISAANHALFAGSRLLFTLAVDGYAPKFFGHLNRFQVPWVAVLATSVISGLCFGASYIGAGKLWSWLQNIVGVSNQLSWICIGLASLRFRSAIRTQGIEHLLPFKNWTYPYGPIFAVGLNVVLVLVQGWKCFSPHFRRVDFVSYYIEIPIMVLMFFAWKLVKRTRFVRKSNMDLRTDRYDPSQEDGPGGLVTEKKAGVWGRAQRFGQWLFF, encoded by the exons ATGGCCGACATCGAGAAACAGCCGGGAGCAGAGCCCTCCAAGGCTCTAGGTACAACAACCTATGATGTTCAAACAAACCCAATTGTCAACGCAGACAAACTGGCTCGCCGCTTGTCTGGGCGTCAGGTGCAGATGATCGCGATTGGTGGTACCATCGGCACCGGTCTGTTCCTTGGAACGGGATCGTCACTTGCCAAGGGCGGGCCTGCTTCAACGCTTATTGCATATGCTATCTGTGGTGGTATTGTGTTTATAACTATGCTTTGTCTCGGTGAGATGGCGGCGTTTATGCCAGTTGCTGGATCTTTCTGTACTTATGCTGG TCGCTTCGTGGATGATGCACTTGGATTCGCATTGACCTGGAATTATTGGTTCAATGATGCTGTCTCCACTGTGTCTGATATCATTGCTTTGCAGCTTTTGTTGCAATATTGGACAGATAATTTCCCTGGTTGGGCAATCAGTCTAATCTTTTTAGTTGTTGTCATTGCATTGAACGTCTTTTCTGTTAGAGTTTATGGTGAG GTTGAATACTGGTTGAGCTTACTCAAAGTCGTCACCATCGTT ATCTTCATTATTCTTGGCATTGCTGTTAACTGTGGTGGAAATAAAGACCACCAATACATCGGCGGCAAAAACTGGCACAAGGGCCATGCACCCTTCGTCGGTGGAATTGGCGGCTTTGCATCCGTATTTGTCACAGCTTCCTTTGCATA cggCGGCACCGAATCCATCGCTATCACAGCCGGTGAAACCAAAAGCCCCGCGAAAACAATGCCAAAAGTTGTCCGCAACGTCTTCTGGCGtattcttctcttctatctCCTCTCAATCCTCATCGTCGGCCTAAATGTGCCATATGACTACCCTGGTCTCTCAGATGGTGACACAAAGACCAGTCCTTTCACAATCGTCTTCCAGCAAGCCGGGTCCGCAGTTGCTGGTAGTTTCATCAACGCAGTCATCATGACTTCCGTCATTTCAGCTGCGAACCATGCCCTCTTCGCCGGATCTCGGCTCCTATTCACTCTCGCTGTCGATGGATATGCGCCCAAATTCTTCGGCCATCTCAACCGCTTCCAGGTGCCGTGGGTGGCTGTCCTTGCGACATCCGTGATCAGCGGTCTCTGCTTTGGTGCCAGCTATATCGGCGCTGGAAAATTGTGGTCTTGGCTACAGAATATCGTTGGCGTCTCGAACCAGCTCTCGTGGATTTGTATCGGTCTTGCTTCTTTGCGGTTCCGCTCGGCGATCCGGACTCAGGGCATTGAACATCTCCTTCCTTTTAAAAATTGGACTTATCCGTATGGCCCGATCTTTGCTGTTGGGCTTAACGTtgttctggttctggttcaGGGATGGAAGTGCTTCAGTCCGCATTTCAGAAGGGTCGACTTTGTCTCCTATTATATTGAGATTCCGATCATGGTTTTAATGTTCTTCGCTTGGAAGCTGGTCAAGAGAACTCGCTTTGTCAGGAAATCTAACATGGATTTGAGGACGGATCGATATGATCCTTCTCAGGAGGATGGGCCTGGGGGTTTGGTTACGGAGAAGAAGGCGGGTGTTTGGGGTAGAGCTCAACGGTTTGGGCAATGGTTGTTCTTTTAG
- a CDS encoding Zinc finger, RING-type, translating into MLGYYTNFSIAYGRLRPDNESEPFVWQVARATAAAPCLFPTIDIPGLGTFQDGVLMFSFRLERDLRLVASLQ; encoded by the exons ATGTTAGGATATTACACTAATTTCTCTATAGCGTACGGTAGGCTTCGGCCTGACAACGAAAGCGAACCATTTGTCTGGCAAGT AGCTCGTGCCACAGCTGCCGCACCATG CCTATTTCCTACTATCGACATTCCCGGGCTTGGGACCTTCCAAGACGGCG TCCTGATGTTTTCATTTCGCTTGGAACGGGATCTGAGACTGGTAGCCAGTCTCCAGTAG